In Corynebacterium ulcerans, one genomic interval encodes:
- a CDS encoding AbrB family transcriptional regulator, giving the protein MRRFMTDKDLVFRWSVVAPVSVALGFLFAFLHVPAAWILAAIVVSGASALMTGKELPMNRHLFNFARGFIGILAALPLLSTQLSQLAHFVLPSIAVTIVTLAIGIGGGLLLAHKEPEISQETGVLSMLAGGASIMPILAKDLGADYRYVTLSQYLRLLAVSVSLPLITHLFPHTPASNAVSAAAQSQPWWALVIVVVIALVGHRVGKFLRLPAASILGPMLLVVIVGLLIPYEVSFAPPEPVRYFAFLSIGWICGGSLSLAALKAFAAQLPSTILFVVVLIAGCALTAWPLMSVLHVSYFEAYLATSPGALETVLALSSEGGAGSVVVATQVIRIVSVLALAGWIPALIKLLQRKKS; this is encoded by the coding sequence ATGAGGCGATTCATGACAGATAAGGATCTGGTTTTCCGCTGGTCTGTGGTGGCGCCTGTGTCCGTTGCGCTTGGCTTCCTCTTCGCTTTTCTCCATGTTCCTGCCGCATGGATTCTCGCAGCTATTGTGGTCTCTGGCGCCTCGGCTCTGATGACGGGCAAAGAGTTGCCGATGAACCGCCACTTGTTTAATTTTGCTCGCGGATTTATCGGTATCCTCGCAGCTCTTCCCCTGTTATCTACGCAATTGAGCCAACTCGCCCACTTTGTCTTACCCAGCATCGCGGTGACCATTGTGACGTTGGCGATTGGCATTGGTGGTGGGTTATTACTAGCCCACAAAGAACCTGAGATTAGCCAGGAAACTGGGGTGCTCTCCATGTTGGCCGGCGGAGCCTCTATTATGCCGATCTTGGCTAAGGACCTAGGCGCCGACTATCGCTATGTCACGCTCAGCCAGTACCTGCGACTCCTCGCAGTCTCTGTGTCCCTTCCTTTGATAACGCATCTCTTCCCGCATACACCCGCCAGCAATGCTGTGTCTGCAGCAGCGCAATCACAGCCGTGGTGGGCACTGGTCATCGTGGTTGTTATCGCTTTGGTTGGTCATCGGGTGGGTAAATTTTTAAGGCTGCCGGCAGCATCGATTCTGGGGCCGATGCTCCTGGTGGTCATAGTCGGACTGCTTATCCCCTATGAAGTGAGTTTCGCTCCCCCTGAGCCTGTGCGCTATTTCGCTTTTCTCTCCATCGGATGGATCTGTGGAGGTTCACTCTCTTTAGCCGCACTCAAAGCATTCGCAGCTCAGCTTCCTTCCACCATTCTCTTTGTTGTTGTGTTGATCGCAGGCTGCGCACTGACCGCGTGGCCTCTCATGTCTGTGCTGCATGTTTCCTATTTCGAGGCGTATTTAGCCACCAGCCCGGGCGCCTTAGAAACCGTACTTGCGCTCTCCAGCGAAGGCGGTGCGGGTTCGGTCGTGGTGGCTACTCAGGTTATCCGAATCGTGAGTGTTCTTGCACTAGCCGGATGGATACCCGCGCTTATCAAGCTACTGCAACGGAAAAAATCCTAG
- a CDS encoding DUF885 domain-containing protein: MTHGNADVRTPSLLDASCEAFVHDLAALSPTEATVWGIAGHDGELQDFSPAYWEAVADRNREMLADVDALDDGTDDCDDEDDFDEVDIVTAAVLRDRVCLDLSLHHNDEFLGQLNNIASPIQTIRDTFLLMPQDTEEQREAIASRLSQVGKALAGYRESLTVAASHGKVAAIRQIETVIGQCRELTQPGSMLDQLGVDPHSAAVVSAKKSFGSMAEWLSDQLAPHAPHNDAVGRERYERFSHLFVGDVVDLDDAYEWGLDRLQEIVAEQQSISEELYGAGTSVAAAMKKLDAEPRYTITGTDALREWMQEQSDKTIAHLNGVHFDIPQPVQTLEACIDPAGAGGIFYTPPSDDFSRPGRMWWSVPAGQNIFHTWQELTTVFHESVPGHHLQCGQAVCERENLNLWRRIACWCSGHGEGWALYAEQLMADLGYHDDLGTRMGMLDAQRLRAARVVLDIGIHLGKRTPEGTSVWDASYAKFFLRENTAMDEPNLAFELDRYLGWPGQAPSYALGQRLWQQLRDSALSQGQTLKQFHTRALSYGSIPMSILGTQVLKG, translated from the coding sequence ATGACTCACGGAAATGCGGACGTGCGGACTCCCTCGCTCCTTGATGCTTCCTGCGAAGCATTTGTTCATGATCTTGCTGCGCTATCGCCGACGGAGGCGACGGTATGGGGCATCGCGGGGCACGACGGGGAACTACAAGATTTTTCCCCGGCATACTGGGAGGCCGTGGCGGACCGTAACCGTGAGATGCTCGCGGATGTTGATGCTCTCGACGACGGCACTGATGACTGCGATGACGAGGATGATTTTGATGAGGTTGATATCGTCACCGCTGCCGTGCTGAGAGACCGGGTGTGCCTAGATTTATCGCTGCATCATAATGACGAGTTTTTAGGCCAGCTCAATAATATTGCGTCTCCGATCCAGACCATCAGGGATACTTTCCTGCTGATGCCGCAGGACACTGAAGAACAGCGGGAGGCCATTGCGTCTCGTTTGTCTCAGGTGGGAAAGGCTCTTGCGGGATACCGTGAATCTTTGACTGTGGCGGCCTCTCATGGAAAAGTGGCGGCGATTCGTCAGATTGAGACCGTCATTGGGCAGTGTCGTGAGCTCACCCAACCAGGTTCCATGCTCGATCAACTGGGCGTGGATCCGCATTCTGCCGCCGTAGTGTCTGCAAAGAAGTCCTTTGGATCTATGGCGGAGTGGCTGAGTGACCAGCTAGCTCCACATGCGCCTCACAACGATGCGGTGGGCCGGGAACGGTACGAACGCTTTAGCCACTTGTTTGTAGGTGATGTAGTAGATCTTGACGACGCTTATGAGTGGGGCCTTGATCGACTACAAGAGATAGTGGCCGAACAACAAAGTATCTCCGAGGAACTCTATGGGGCGGGGACTTCCGTTGCTGCTGCCATGAAGAAACTTGATGCTGAACCGCGCTACACCATCACGGGTACGGACGCGTTGAGAGAATGGATGCAGGAGCAATCGGATAAAACTATCGCTCACCTCAACGGCGTTCACTTTGACATTCCGCAACCAGTACAGACCCTGGAAGCTTGCATTGATCCTGCAGGTGCCGGTGGCATTTTTTACACCCCGCCGTCGGATGATTTTTCTCGTCCAGGCCGCATGTGGTGGTCTGTTCCAGCGGGCCAAAATATTTTTCACACGTGGCAAGAGCTGACCACCGTCTTTCACGAGTCTGTGCCAGGGCATCATCTTCAGTGCGGCCAGGCGGTTTGTGAGCGTGAGAACCTCAATCTTTGGCGCAGGATAGCCTGTTGGTGTTCAGGGCATGGCGAGGGTTGGGCGCTTTACGCTGAGCAGCTGATGGCAGACTTGGGCTATCACGATGATCTAGGTACGCGGATGGGGATGCTGGATGCACAACGCCTCCGTGCAGCCCGCGTTGTCTTAGACATTGGAATTCATCTGGGAAAGCGGACCCCAGAGGGAACGAGCGTCTGGGATGCGTCGTACGCAAAATTCTTCTTACGAGAGAACACTGCCATGGACGAACCCAATCTTGCCTTTGAGCTGGACCGTTATCTGGGTTGGCCTGGTCAGGCACCTTCGTATGCTTTGGGGCAGCGCTTGTGGCAACAGCTGCGTGACAGCGCACTAAGCCAAGGCCAGACGCTTAAACAATTCCATACTCGTGCATTGTCGTATGGATCAATCCCCATGTCTATCCTGGGGACGCAAGTCCTGAAAGGCTAG
- a CDS encoding PepSY-associated TM helix domain-containing protein: MVTTDQALSAGSAAKAAKPGSGRASENGGKSRHLPRHLRRLHFFAGIICAPLIFVASLTGLAYAFAPTLEKAVYSSNITVEVPADGKQLPMEKIVDIATQRHPDQPMTGIRVGEKDQAVRVLFKHPTKSASFSDAVFVNPYNGEITGDMVQYGNSGALPLRDWLSHGHRDLWLGDTGRFYSEFAASWLGVLAVSGVYLWWKRQRNGAGRIASMLKVSGRGRTRNLRWHGALGTALALGMIFFTFTGLTWSSVAGTNIGKVRTELNWATPKVTTSLDGAAAPAVKDPHAGHDHAGHDHSGHSATAAPSKLSLAAQSTKVAATAATELRSGVTLRPPSEAGQAWSVMENRQAYRKDNNSIAVNGDTGEVTARLAFVDWPFAAQATAWMIQLHMGTMLGLPNQIVLGLLAVGIIIVVVRGYMLWFQRRPQGQLVADAPGRARGAERRFGVAGILAVVGMIAYGVFAPVFGITCLAFIVGSVIWDMVRSRRRKAS, from the coding sequence ATGGTCACCACCGATCAAGCCCTCTCGGCAGGAAGCGCAGCAAAAGCTGCAAAACCTGGGAGTGGACGTGCCAGTGAAAACGGCGGGAAATCCCGTCATCTGCCGCGCCACCTACGCCGACTTCATTTCTTTGCGGGAATCATCTGTGCACCGCTTATCTTTGTAGCTTCTCTTACCGGCCTCGCTTATGCCTTTGCGCCGACCCTGGAGAAGGCGGTGTACTCCAGCAACATCACTGTTGAGGTCCCTGCTGATGGGAAGCAGCTCCCGATGGAAAAGATCGTGGATATTGCGACGCAGCGGCACCCTGATCAGCCTATGACCGGTATTCGGGTTGGTGAGAAAGACCAAGCAGTACGAGTACTGTTTAAGCATCCCACCAAGAGTGCAAGCTTTAGCGATGCCGTATTTGTGAACCCGTACAACGGTGAGATCACGGGAGATATGGTCCAATATGGCAACTCTGGCGCGTTGCCTTTGCGAGATTGGTTATCTCATGGGCACCGCGATCTGTGGTTGGGAGATACGGGACGCTTCTATTCGGAGTTTGCAGCTTCGTGGCTTGGGGTCTTGGCGGTGAGCGGTGTGTATCTCTGGTGGAAGCGCCAGCGGAATGGTGCCGGCCGAATCGCCTCTATGCTGAAGGTATCCGGCCGTGGACGCACGAGAAACCTGCGCTGGCACGGCGCACTGGGTACCGCCCTTGCTCTAGGCATGATCTTTTTCACCTTCACTGGCTTGACCTGGTCTTCAGTGGCTGGAACCAATATTGGCAAGGTGCGTACTGAACTGAATTGGGCCACTCCCAAAGTGACTACTTCTCTCGACGGTGCAGCTGCCCCTGCGGTGAAAGATCCGCATGCCGGCCACGATCATGCTGGTCATGACCACAGCGGGCATTCCGCGACGGCAGCACCCTCAAAGCTGAGCCTTGCTGCACAATCCACAAAAGTCGCGGCTACTGCTGCCACTGAATTGCGTAGTGGAGTCACCTTGCGCCCGCCAAGCGAGGCGGGTCAGGCGTGGAGTGTTATGGAGAACCGTCAGGCATATCGCAAGGACAACAACTCCATTGCGGTTAACGGCGATACTGGTGAAGTAACCGCACGCTTGGCATTTGTGGATTGGCCTTTTGCTGCTCAGGCCACTGCATGGATGATCCAGCTACACATGGGCACGATGCTGGGGCTTCCTAACCAGATCGTGCTGGGGTTGCTTGCGGTAGGCATCATTATTGTGGTCGTTCGTGGTTATATGTTGTGGTTCCAGCGTCGTCCGCAAGGTCAGCTCGTGGCTGATGCGCCGGGACGTGCTCGCGGTGCTGAACGTCGTTTTGGCGTAGCTGGGATCCTTGCGGTGGTGGGAATGATTGCCTACGGAGTCTTCGCCCCGGTATTCGGAATTACATGCCTGGCTTTCATCGTGGGCAGTGTGATCTGGGATATGGTGCGGTCGCGTCGTCGTAAAGCAAGCTAA
- a CDS encoding TIGR00730 family Rossman fold protein yields the protein MSFSPQDPLISGLTVRAMSADDTDARKTALLKNLNRFEQRFGEQDCASEPLRNYLSFDPARGDIGLLLANDAGETVGMMWVAFIKGFGFINASVPELTLYLAEEWHGKGVGQWMLDQAEEHGRVHGWPGIAVNVEKESPARRLYARCDYVTQDGGSEAGSVMLKTLSPKIRSVAVYCGSAHGARPEYTAAARALGTALAERGITMVYGGGKLGLMGETADAAIAAGGEVHGVMPQNLVDLEQAHPRLTRLDITESIAERKTRMEDLADAFVVLPGGMGTMEEMFEVLVCQQLGPYCGPVALFNVEEYWEPLVKAFQAMSEEGFIAQRYIDALVVAGNTDELFEGFASWVNPGLKWN from the coding sequence ATGAGCTTTTCCCCTCAGGATCCACTGATTTCCGGCCTGACTGTTCGTGCCATGAGTGCGGACGATACAGATGCACGTAAGACCGCACTGCTAAAAAATCTGAATCGTTTTGAGCAACGCTTTGGTGAACAGGATTGTGCGTCCGAACCTTTGCGCAATTACCTCAGTTTTGATCCTGCTCGTGGCGATATAGGTCTTCTGCTTGCTAATGACGCGGGGGAAACCGTCGGCATGATGTGGGTTGCCTTTATTAAGGGATTTGGTTTTATCAATGCCAGCGTGCCGGAACTGACGCTCTACCTTGCGGAGGAGTGGCATGGCAAGGGAGTGGGCCAATGGATGTTGGACCAGGCTGAAGAGCATGGTCGGGTTCATGGTTGGCCAGGAATTGCAGTGAACGTGGAGAAGGAAAGCCCCGCTCGACGCCTTTATGCGCGCTGTGATTACGTCACCCAGGATGGTGGATCTGAGGCAGGCAGCGTGATGCTGAAAACCCTCAGCCCGAAAATTCGGAGCGTGGCTGTGTACTGCGGTTCTGCGCATGGGGCACGTCCGGAATACACTGCTGCGGCGCGTGCACTTGGTACTGCGCTCGCGGAGCGAGGCATCACCATGGTCTATGGCGGCGGCAAACTCGGCCTGATGGGAGAGACCGCGGACGCGGCCATCGCTGCAGGCGGAGAAGTCCATGGCGTTATGCCGCAGAACCTTGTTGATTTAGAACAGGCGCACCCACGGCTCACTCGATTGGACATCACAGAATCCATCGCTGAGCGTAAAACTCGGATGGAAGATCTGGCAGATGCCTTTGTAGTTTTGCCCGGTGGGATGGGCACCATGGAAGAGATGTTTGAGGTGCTGGTCTGCCAGCAGCTTGGCCCTTATTGTGGCCCCGTGGCGCTTTTTAACGTAGAAGAGTATTGGGAGCCACTGGTCAAGGCCTTCCAGGCGATGAGCGAAGAAGGATTTATTGCGCAGCGATACATTGACGCTCTGGTTGTTGCAGGTAATACGGATGAGCTTTTCGAGGGCTTTGCCAGCTGGGTCAACCCCGGCCTGAAATGGAACTAG
- a CDS encoding PTS sugar transporter subunit IIA has protein sequence MSMLNELLADESIELHGEAETWRDAIASAGALLERTGAITGEYTEAMIGNVDANGPYIVVAPGFAFAHARPSSAVKQTAMSWLRLKQPVSFGHPKNDPVDLVVALAAQADTAHTAAMKDLAQLLGDKQRREALDRVKTVAELREVLGSVAGLGDGLSTGLNVASTPAVTVTAAPSSTQTTAPKGKILTVCGNGLGTSLFLKNTVEQVLDYWKWSPYFSVEATDTISAKGRAHEADFILTSGEIAATLGDLGVPVYIIQNFTSPAEIDSALRQLFDV, from the coding sequence ATGTCAATGCTCAACGAGCTGCTTGCAGATGAATCAATAGAACTGCACGGGGAGGCGGAAACCTGGCGTGATGCCATTGCCAGCGCCGGCGCCCTTTTGGAAAGAACCGGCGCGATAACGGGCGAGTATACCGAGGCAATGATCGGCAACGTGGACGCCAACGGTCCGTACATCGTCGTGGCACCAGGTTTTGCCTTTGCCCATGCTCGCCCGTCCTCTGCAGTGAAGCAGACTGCGATGTCCTGGCTGCGTTTGAAGCAGCCAGTTTCCTTTGGTCATCCAAAAAATGACCCCGTTGACCTGGTGGTTGCGCTTGCTGCGCAAGCTGACACCGCACATACTGCCGCGATGAAAGATTTGGCGCAGTTGTTGGGTGACAAGCAGCGCAGGGAGGCACTTGATCGGGTGAAGACTGTGGCGGAATTGCGGGAGGTTTTGGGTTCCGTCGCTGGTTTGGGGGATGGCTTGAGCACTGGCTTGAATGTTGCGTCTACGCCTGCGGTAACGGTTACAGCTGCTCCTTCCAGTACGCAGACGACAGCGCCCAAAGGAAAAATACTCACGGTGTGCGGGAACGGTCTGGGGACCTCTTTGTTCTTGAAAAACACGGTGGAACAGGTGCTCGATTATTGGAAGTGGTCCCCCTACTTTTCGGTCGAAGCAACCGACACGATTTCCGCAAAGGGGCGTGCTCATGAGGCGGATTTCATACTGACTTCAGGGGAGATTGCAGCGACTCTCGGTGACCTAGGTGTGCCAGTCTATATTATCCAAAACTTCACTTCACCAGCAGAAATTGATTCAGCCCTACGTCAGCTTTTCGACGTCTAA
- a CDS encoding TSUP family transporter, which yields MEITVSGWGILIAGAGIAGWVDAMIGGGGLVLIPLIMAVAPGLAPVAAIATNKLVAVSGTASAAVTMTRKVGVDRSLVLKLVPIAALCSGGGALLAASISKDVMRPIVIVLMLVAGIFVALKPEFGQDGSTKPASARRRGLAVVATGAIALYDGIFGPGTGMFLIMAFTALLSQDFLRSAALTKVVNTATNLGALIVFIASGHVLWSLGIVLAVANIAGAQLGAKTVLGGGTKILRIALLTLVIVMSIYLTVQQVRGV from the coding sequence GTGGAGATTACTGTAAGTGGCTGGGGGATTTTGATCGCTGGTGCCGGAATAGCTGGGTGGGTTGATGCCATGATCGGTGGCGGAGGGCTAGTTCTTATTCCACTTATCATGGCCGTCGCGCCGGGACTTGCCCCAGTTGCCGCTATCGCTACTAATAAATTGGTGGCTGTCAGTGGAACCGCCTCAGCCGCAGTGACGATGACGCGAAAAGTAGGTGTTGATCGCTCGCTAGTGTTAAAACTCGTGCCTATCGCCGCCCTATGTTCGGGGGGTGGTGCTTTGCTGGCGGCGTCGATAAGCAAAGACGTGATGCGACCGATCGTGATCGTACTCATGCTGGTAGCCGGGATTTTTGTTGCCCTCAAACCAGAATTTGGGCAGGATGGTTCCACAAAACCTGCGAGCGCTAGGCGGCGTGGCCTTGCTGTTGTAGCGACCGGTGCTATTGCGCTTTACGACGGCATCTTTGGGCCTGGTACCGGCATGTTTTTGATCATGGCCTTTACCGCGCTGCTCTCTCAAGATTTTCTGCGGTCGGCGGCCCTGACCAAAGTGGTGAATACTGCTACCAACCTAGGGGCTCTCATCGTATTTATTGCGTCGGGTCATGTCTTGTGGTCCCTAGGAATTGTGCTGGCTGTGGCGAATATCGCTGGCGCACAACTCGGGGCCAAAACCGTGTTGGGCGGCGGGACCAAGATTCTGCGCATAGCACTTTTGACCCTGGTAATCGTGATGAGCATCTACCTGACGGTGCAGCAGGTGCGGGGCGTGTAG
- a CDS encoding PTS ascorbate transporter subunit IIC, whose product MNVLLSIAEFLVNEILAVPAFLIGIITAVGLGAMGRGAGKVLGGALKATLGFLLIGAGAGLVSASLAPLGVMIQGATGAHGVVPTNEAIVGIAQEHYGSQVAWLMILGYAVSLVLARFTPLRYVFLTGHHVLFMATLLTIVMATAGFDPWVVIILGAILLGILMVSLPAIAHPWTRRITGDDSVAIGHFGTAGYVAAGAVGTLVGSKGKKASPSTEEMKLPEGLRFLRDSMVATALSMALMYVVLAVLFILRAGQTEAFAAFTEGATGVGNYLMQSVTQGLQFGVAVAVILFGVRTILGELVPAFQGIAEKVVPGAIPALDCPIVFPYAQNAVLIGFISSFVGGLVGLAVLSVWLNPVFGVALILPGLVPHFFTGGAAGVYGNATGGRRGALCGAFTNGLLITFLPAFLLGVLGTFGEANTTFGDADFGWFGILIGGAAHRGQTVGLILIVLIGIAILGLGLWSQKKLVEGRWDPASHRPGGLGSADTSSQNIDAYPRIAPPQGAPAPPPPLG is encoded by the coding sequence ATGAACGTCCTACTTTCGATTGCGGAATTTCTTGTCAACGAGATCCTTGCAGTCCCGGCATTTCTCATCGGCATCATCACGGCTGTTGGTCTCGGCGCAATGGGGCGAGGCGCTGGCAAGGTTCTTGGCGGTGCGCTGAAAGCAACGCTGGGTTTTCTTCTCATCGGCGCAGGCGCGGGCCTCGTTTCGGCTTCCTTGGCACCACTAGGAGTGATGATCCAGGGTGCCACCGGGGCGCATGGTGTGGTACCTACCAACGAGGCGATCGTGGGAATTGCTCAGGAACACTACGGCAGCCAGGTCGCGTGGCTTATGATCCTGGGATACGCCGTATCCCTGGTGCTGGCGCGTTTCACACCACTACGCTATGTTTTCCTCACTGGTCACCATGTTCTTTTTATGGCGACGTTGTTGACCATAGTGATGGCCACTGCTGGTTTTGACCCATGGGTGGTTATCATCCTCGGCGCTATCCTCCTTGGCATTTTGATGGTTTCCCTCCCGGCCATCGCACATCCATGGACCCGCCGGATCACGGGCGACGACTCGGTAGCGATTGGCCACTTTGGTACCGCCGGTTATGTAGCCGCAGGCGCCGTGGGCACGCTGGTGGGAAGCAAAGGAAAGAAAGCCAGCCCTTCTACTGAGGAAATGAAACTACCTGAAGGGCTCAGATTCCTACGCGATTCCATGGTTGCTACTGCACTATCGATGGCGCTGATGTATGTAGTCCTAGCAGTGCTTTTTATCCTTAGGGCTGGTCAAACTGAGGCTTTCGCTGCATTTACTGAGGGGGCTACAGGCGTCGGAAATTACCTAATGCAGTCGGTAACCCAAGGCCTGCAATTCGGCGTAGCAGTAGCCGTGATCCTCTTTGGTGTACGTACCATCCTGGGAGAGCTAGTTCCTGCTTTTCAAGGCATCGCAGAAAAAGTTGTTCCTGGAGCAATTCCTGCATTGGATTGTCCTATCGTCTTTCCGTACGCACAAAATGCTGTGCTCATAGGTTTTATCTCTTCCTTTGTTGGAGGTCTTGTCGGCTTAGCAGTGCTTTCCGTATGGCTGAACCCAGTATTCGGGGTAGCTCTGATTCTTCCCGGCCTCGTTCCACATTTTTTCACTGGTGGCGCGGCGGGCGTTTATGGCAATGCCACCGGTGGGCGCAGAGGGGCGCTATGCGGTGCTTTTACTAACGGGCTGCTCATCACTTTCCTTCCTGCGTTTCTCCTCGGAGTCCTTGGCACTTTCGGGGAAGCAAACACCACTTTTGGTGATGCAGACTTCGGATGGTTTGGAATACTTATCGGTGGGGCGGCCCACAGGGGACAGACCGTGGGACTTATCCTGATTGTTCTTATCGGTATCGCAATCCTTGGGCTTGGTCTGTGGTCACAGAAAAAGCTTGTAGAGGGGCGCTGGGACCCTGCTTCGCATCGGCCAGGTGGACTCGGGTCGGCGGATACAAGTAGTCAAAACATTGATGCTTATCCCCGTATAGCCCCGCCACAAGGTGCACCCGCTCCGCCGCCACCATTGGGGTAA
- a CDS encoding MarR family winged helix-turn-helix transcriptional regulator, which produces MAKDHALDELICFQLYTASRLMQRIYRPYFDDWGITYPQYLVLVCLWERDGRSIGQLADPLNLDSGTLSPLLQRMEDNGFVRRQHEKEDYRRLRIFLTAKGKRLKPLADEMQEELMEMLRLDHQDLAAVHDLMSKINP; this is translated from the coding sequence ATGGCCAAAGATCACGCACTTGATGAGCTCATCTGCTTTCAGCTGTACACGGCATCCCGCCTGATGCAGCGTATATATCGCCCTTATTTTGATGACTGGGGCATTACCTACCCGCAGTACTTGGTTCTCGTTTGTCTGTGGGAGCGAGATGGTAGGTCGATTGGCCAGCTTGCAGATCCGTTGAACCTGGATAGCGGAACTCTATCTCCTCTGTTGCAGCGCATGGAAGATAATGGCTTTGTTCGGCGCCAGCATGAAAAGGAGGACTACCGACGACTACGCATTTTCCTCACTGCTAAGGGCAAACGGCTCAAACCGCTTGCTGATGAGATGCAAGAGGAACTTATGGAGATGCTCAGACTCGATCATCAGGATCTTGCTGCTGTACATGATCTCATGAGCAAAATTAATCCTTAG